Below is a genomic region from Amyelois transitella isolate CPQ chromosome 4, ilAmyTran1.1, whole genome shotgun sequence.
AGTTAGTTAGTAATACAGATCATCGACAGCAAATTTAGCCATGATGGAtcattgttatgttatatatggAAAGATCATCATTCCTGACGGAATGAatgacgcagcggtagtacgcttgtctgcgatcccgggttcgaatcccggccagggcatgatgagaaaagaactttttctgattggcctgggtcttggatgtttatctatataataagtacctatttattatagtatcgttgagttagtatctcgtaacacaaatctcgaacttacttcgaggctaactcaatctgtgttatttgtcccgcgtatatttatatatttattattatttattaatgcttTATCATCATCAATGAACCATCTTGGATTAAACCAATAAAACTATTTGGTCTACATCCATAAGCGCACTAGACATTGTAGGAAACTATGAtggtattttcttattttttgactTTCATTTGAATACTTAACAAACAATGTCTCAGAGgtcaaattgaaaaagtaaaatttcaagTAAGAACATTATTGATTTTGCAGAAATTTACTTAACATTAGTGactttccaatattttttctgatcAGTCAACCTAGACGTAGAAGtagaaaaacttataatgatATTTCGATCGTTCGTatcacataaaatttttatttaagctaCTGGTTAATAATGCTATTCGGAAGTACTTAATAATAGTTTAACAGTCCAAATGtaaatttgaatgaatgtAACGAATTCATAACGCAAGTGTTTATTTGTCAAGGTCAAGTTTATAACTAAAAGTCgaaaatcatatttataacTGGTCCACatcttgtttaatttaaaaatattaatttctaaataGGAAGAGAAACTCAGCAACAGTCTGTTACACATTGTTCGATGTGTTTGTCTTGAAAGCTTTACGTATGGAAAACTTGCAACTAATTTTGAAACTCTGTAGTTTGTTTGTAGTACTAAATGCTGGGAGTATCAAAACGATAGCTTCTTTAGCTTAATTAAAAAGAGAGCTTTCACTTAAATAAACAATCCCACGTCAAGTCAAAGGCCGGAAATGGTTTCGCATCGCTGTAATATGCATATAATacgattataatattatgcaatTTGTTGCATAAGCTCACGGCCAACGACCGCGGTCACAGCGGCGATGCAGTCTTATGAGCATTTTGTGGACCTCTACGACTCGCCTTTCAGTGGTCCTGGGTTCAGTTCTCAGcggaaacaaaataagtacacACCTGCAAATATTGAtggtaaaatatgtaattagtaTACGACTTATAGAAGAAGCTAGGCAGTTTAAAGATGCACATGGTTCGAATCTCACTACGGTCATGTAGACCAATGACTTTTTctaagttattaaattattaaactgaTTGTTGAACGATGCTCTTGCAGTCCCAAGGGAACAAACagcgtaaataaattttttgtcgTATTTAATTCTTCAAGACCAAAATGTAACATTTGAACTATTCCACATTATGTGAACTCGGGTGTATTAgctagtaataatattatgcaatCACTTGCATAAAACTCAGGGCCGTTGGCCGGGTTGCGGTCACGACACGACGGTGCACTCCTGCGCATAACGTGGTGAACTAATGGGGAAATAAATGCGCCACCAATCCATTGGGCCAATGACATGTATATTATTGAGTATGAGACGCGGAAGACAGGGTCAAATGCAAAGATCAGAACCGGGACGAAAGAAGAATGGGAAACTTAAGTTCTCCATAGAAACGGGTTCGTCTCATCGAACATCATTATCAGAAAAGTCTTAACAGATTTTATACATAGAAAACCAAGGACccatttaaaatttgtgtatAAGTCAAGAGCTACTTAGAAATAGCCTGGTGAACTTATTCTGATAAAAAATTGTCTTGCCGATAGAGATCTAGCAAacgaattaataatttataaaattcagcTAATTATTGCCTATCAGCTTGATTTGGAAATTGATCCTGCATAATAATTGTTCCTTCCAAAAACGATCAATTTATCACATGCGCATCCTTTTGGCTAAATCAATTGAATGAAACACAGAATAACAACTATTTTCCTTCCTTCCAAAATTTTAAAGGATGCGCTGGTTTCACAACTTAGAATCCGGCAGAAAGTTTCGACGATAACAACAAATAACATCATTAGTTCTGCAACGAATGTTAAACTATAGACTGTTACACCAGTGTCACTTCATACATCGCACTTCAGTAACGCCTAGATGTAGCTCTAATAGTGTACAACAACAAATACTATTTATTACTCTTTTAAAAAGCGAGAGTAATAaactcattaaaatttttaaagttccTGGGGCAAGGGCGCACAGACGTCTGATGGAGGCAACGTAACGTAACGTAGGTGACCCTCACGCAGGCAGCGTAATGCTGCCTGCGTGATGGGATCCCTTCCTAGGgggtcaaaatttaaataatacaatagaatagttttttttttattattgaaaattatttgaataaaagaaataaaagatttttttaagactgcagACAGTGACGAAGATCTCCGAAGACGATAATCATCTGTACATTGGATATTTTGTGATCGAACTCTCTTTCTCAGAAACTTATGTATATTCAGGAGTGCAAGACAAAACAAATGTGTCGGCCAAGAGAGgccaaaacaataaaattgtaatgtcACAGTTAACATAATACCCAAACCAGTCTTTCTTTAATACTCGAGAAAAACAAAACTGGAAATATTCTTAACCTATTGGAATTTCTTGTGGTACGAGTACATTACCCTAAATAGTTACAAAGACCTTTTTCTGTAACCAATAAGTTCCGCGCTTATTTCGTTAATGTTAACGGAACATTGTTCAGTACAGGTCTGTAGAGTAATGTGAGAATATTATGGTTCCATATATttctacaaatttaaataaatacttacttaactGTAGAGTCCGTGGATTAGCACTGTAATCTgtaatttcattgtaatataCTCATAGCATctgacattataataaaaataaaatttctatgaacataggtatataattgaagaattattttttctgaatATTTTCAGAGAATAAACTCATatgagcatacatacatatcacgtcgtCTGCCTTGCAAGGGATATTCCTTGCAAggcagacaaagccaacagtcttaaaataactgaaagaccacgttcagcttatgTAAGtagtatggctttatgatggaattgagattcaaatggtgggtgacaggttgctaacccatcgcctattagaggaatcctaaatttataatcctttccctttgtcgccttttacaacatccatgggaatgatatggagtggttataTTCTAAGTTGTAGAAACCAAACGGCAGTCACATGAACATTTATCAATAACCAGCCATTTATTTACCTTTGTCTTCGCTCCCAAAAGAATTTTCACAGATAAAGTTGCAAATTCAATCGAAATCGATCTAGTTTTTGAATCTTCTATTCAttgcaaacaaaaaacttaaaagtagTAGAGCTCGAAATCCCCAAGACCTCACAAGGAGCGTCAAACAAGTAAGCCGGTTAATATAACATGTAAGTTTTGTGAGATGTCTGTAACCAACTCGTATTGTGTTACCTTCGCGTCGGTGACTGAACTactatttataactattttcatttcaaattcatACCGTTACAATGTAAGTAATGGATGATGTTTTTACGTATTAGAATTATcttccttatattttttataagggTAAATTAGATGACTGACTTATCTATGCACAGCCCAAACGACTAAACGGaaacctaaaataaataatgccgCAGACGTTtgcaaacataattatatgtgagtttttattaaatcccTAATGAAAGATTTCTTAAACAACTTGAAAATGAACTGACcagtgtataataaataaataataataaatacatacgggacaaattacacagattgagttagcctcgaagtaagttcgaaacttgtgttacgagatactaactcaacgatactatattgtataataaatacttatataaataaacatccaagacccaggccaatcagaaaaagttcttttttcatcatgccctgaccgggattcgaacccaggaccgcCGGTGTCATAGACAAGCGTACAACTGCTGCGCCACCGCGGtcgaccacgttcagcttatgTAAGtagtatggctttatgatggaattgagattcaaatggtgggtgacaggttgctaacccatcgcctattagaggaatcctaaatttataatcctttccctttgtcgccttttacaacatccatgggaatgatatggagtggttataTTCTAAGTTGTAGAAACCAAACGGCAGTCACATGAACATTTATCAATAACCAGCCATTTATTTACCTTTGTCTTCGCTCCCAAAAGAATTTTCACAGATAAAGTTGCAAATTCAATCGAAATCGATCTAGTTTTTGAATCTTCTATTCAttgcaaacaaaaaacttaaaagtagTAGAGCTCGAAATCCCCAAGACCTCACAAGGAGCGTCAAACAAGTAAGCCGGTTAATATAACATGTAAGTTTTGTGAGATGTCTGTAACCAACTCGtattgaccgggattcgaacccaggaccgccggtgtcatagacaagcgtactactgcTGCGCCACCGCGGtcgaccacgttcagcttatgTAAGtagtatggctttatgatggaattgagattcaaatggtgggtgacaggttgctaacccatcgcctattaGAGTTACTCGTAAGtgtatcaaataataattatctatttagttacttttacataaaaaagccTTCCTAAATCCTGAGTAACGTATTTATAGAGCGACATTTAAACGATTATTACATGAACGTCATGCcataatacttaattttgacATCAAGTTGGAGACGACACAACTATTATTATGGCTGCCTGTCAATACCAATACGATGATGCAATGGATGGAATCCACATAATAGGCGCAGCAGAACAACCATAGCTTATGATACAACAATGTGTCACACTGGTTTTCAAGTTGCATCAGTATGACACGCTGATATTTAGGCTATAGGCCCATTCATACTGAATAGTCCAATAGTCAGATACGCTTACCCAATGAACCGTAAAGTGATCGAACACGTGAATCTGGGTCATAGCTCAAGCTTATTAGCGGTCGTGGTTTTCAACACTGATGCAACTGAATTCGCAGTCTACAATGAACAGGCACATGAAAATTCTGATAATGTATTACGAAAAATGTGTAATTAAGTGGCATTGTTCGCAAGGTAATTAACGAAATGTAAATAACTGATAACCGACCTATTCGCTGGCACTAAAGAGAATGGGCAGCGGGTCCAAAATCGCTCCTTAAGGAGTACATAAGtctaaaagtttaaaatcggtataaatatagatttctATAGTCTGATAGATGTAACGAAatactttaatgtaaataatagcTGTATACCTATATGATTTCTTCAAATAATATGGACATACCGGTTTCACTTTTCACatgtgtaggtacctactattagCGTTGAAGTGGTAAAACTGCAGCGGTCCGCGGCGCAGCCAAGGTTCACGTCAGAATCCCGGGGACCTTAACGTGCCATAACATCGTCGATTGTTCAGAGTGCAAGTGGGGGGAGGGGGCAGGAACAGAGGAACAAAGCGCGGGCATTGACCTCCATGCACTCGCCTCACCAACCTGGATACATGGATTTTATAATGCCGAATGTGTCTCAGTACAACTATGTGCACTAAACTCATCAGTGACACTAGGaacaataatttgaataatagcTTGCAAGCCATGTCATTTACTGACATACATAATGATTTTGATTTAGCTGTTCCTACATTAGAGAGGAAGttattgaaattgttatttagCATCTTGAAATTATTTCCGTTACTCTTGATTCagattttaacaaattatgCAATTTTAAACCACTGCCCTTTTCCTCTCCGGCCTTATCAGAGCAAAGATTTCTTATAGTGTTATCGCAGCTGCTGACATGTAGAATTTCTAATTCTGtgcttttatatatgtagatataaaaaaatatctatggaATGTGTGGgtgaaataaaatctttgaatAAACACATTCTTATTAAAccatgttattattattattttaggcggTCCTGTAAATTAACATAGTGAGATTCCCATAACGTTTACCCCAATGCGTCCTTCGAATAATTCCAAGTATCTTATTTACATAGGTGCATCAAAACTCACAACTTGTGGATACCGAATAAGGAAATGCAAAATACACTCTTAAAAACGATCGTCACaagatacattttataatattctaaaGTATTGAAAGATGTTAAAAGAGATGCGAAGACAATAGCATGTTTAAGAATCTTTGTATTCAGTTTGTCGTGTGTGCGGTATTCGACGAATCCAAACTTTTAACAGCAATCACTTTTGTTAGTAATccgacatttttttataaattttcacaaGGCTGTCCAAAATACATCAAGTCATTCGTTTTTGTGATTAAAGTCTCAACTCAGGGCTCTCAAGGCCTGGAAGCGCAGTGCCGTATAAAGTGTAGCAGCGTAGGGAACACACAGTGAGAAAGGAAAACACTGAAAATATACTGCTCTAACTGAAAtcgaaaataattgtattcttCCTGCAACATTTTAAGGATAGGTCCAACTTATAACAACTTTGTCTACTTTCAGAGGGGAGAAATTATACGTGACAGCTGACAAACGAGGCGAGAAAGGCGGCTGCAAGAGGCCCCTGTGCTGGACGCTGCTAGCTCTGGTGGCTGCTGTTATTGTGGCACTCATTGTTCTCGCTgctagtaagtttattttacttattcttCCTTAAAACCGTTATAAAGCAGCGTTTCGTAGTCAACAAGAAACcaactaagtacctataatGACCAACCTGAGTCTGAGAACTTGGCTGTTAAGGTTGAAAAGGTGGCTAATACATTAAATATcaatagaaattatttaacttaaaacaaattttggaAGAAGATAGAAGCACATAAAATTACTAATCAAGTTTGCTCTGAGTTAAGCGTAGTAGAGTGGGCAATagaaaaaatgtattgttgGTGTAAACGCGGTGTACCCTATGAAAGCTGCCAAGTTTATCTAATCTTAAATGAAAGTTAAAAACTCAAAAGTTTGATATAGACTTTAGGCGTAAAAATTGACACCTACAATTTTGATACTTTCAGCTGGAGTACTATTTAGCAGCACTCCAACGACAGTCGAACAATACAACTCTTCAGTCAGCTCGGCTCGTGCATTTGGTGGCCTCGCTCACGATCACAGTCAACATGATCACGATCACCAACACGATCATGATCACGATCATAATCATCACAATCATGATCACAGCCATGACCACGGTACGCAGACGACTGTAGAACCGGACACGCAAAGTGATGAGGGTCGTTCTTTGGGTGCAGATGACAACGATCCGTCAATGTATGGTATGTGCCTATTTgtctttttgtaataatagtaATCTTTATTATACAAACACTAATGAATGATTCAGAAAAAACACACTttgatgattatttatttggatttttaaGCAAAGTGCTTAAGCAAATATGCAGGTTCTGCTTTATGAGATTGTTTTACAAATCTTCTTTTCACTAACGTAACCTATAGTAATCGAGAATACTTAATCCTTTGGTGTTAGACAAGCAGTAATCAAATATAGAAATCATTTCACTTAAATAACGCATTTTAATAAACGTAAAGAGAATTATCAAGGTAGGCCAGGGTAAAAGTAACACATAAACGTGTCTTTTAAGGCAATACACACATttccaataaaaaatcttttacatCAATCATTAACATGTACCTTTCGCTAACTTTCCAGTGCCAAGAACCGTCGAAGGTGAGGTAAAAATTGACAACGAAGCATTTACACCAGAACTGCAAGATACCGATAGCCAGGAATACAAGGAGCTCACAGCCACCTTCAGCGATGCTCTGAAACGCGCTCTTTTCGACCGCAACACTATCGAGCGCGGCGACAATGAAATCAATGTGGAAGTCGTTAAATTAAGGTAAAATATTAgattattaatgaaatataaatttattatattatattatattgtgatattttgattaatattttgGTCAAAGTCAAAATACGGTTTGGAGTACATAACTCCAAACCGATAACTCTAACGAAAAAATTTCAAACGAATATGCAGTGGTCCCATCATCATATTCCAATGAATTTCTGCCTATAAAAAGTGTGACTTTAGTGATACAATAATCATTTCCCAAAGATGGAACGTTTGCCATACATTTATTTGACAACTTAATTTCAAATGTAATGgcatgatttaattttttagattaaatcatactaataataagattttattatttgaaaacatcaattatattttcttattgcaGGGAAGGCTCCGTGATCGTAAGGTACAGAATTCACTGGAAAACGAAGCCCGGTATGGCAGGCACAGAAAACTTATTAACGCCCGAAACTCTGCAGTCCCAACTAAACAATTATCTCGAGCGCAACAACAGAATGATAAGCACATTCCATATTGCAGAAGACAAAATGAGTACCCGCCAAGTCCTCGACATATGCAAGATATCAAAGTACGACTGCGAACATGAATGCGTGTTTGACGAAAACACACTTGATTTTATGTGCACGTGTCCACCTGGGCTAATGTTAGATATGACAAATCTCAAAAAATGTATTCCAATTTTAGAAAACTCTAAGGAACAAGAAGTCAGAGGTATAGAATTAAATTCCAATCCAAGGACAACGAAACCTATGCCAGAGGGAGAAAAATCAAACAGTGAATCGGTACGAGTCCTTAACAATAATGCATTCGACTGGAAACAAACAGATCATGAAACTCCCGAAACTACTACCCAAATGGAATCTGATGTGAGCTTTTCGCACATTTTCGGAAACTCAAATGATTCTCAAGAAACCGAACAGAGTGCAGAATCAAAAACGACAACAAAGCCAATTCCCATAGCCGAACCGGAACCTACTTCTGAACCTAATCCTGAACCGGAACCTGCTTCGGAACCTAATCCTGAACCGGAACCTGCTTCGGAACCCAATCCTGAACCGGAACCTGCTTCGGAACCCAATCCTGAACCGGAACCTGCTGCTGAACCTAAGCCTGAGCCCGAGCCCACTTCTGAACCCAATCCTGAACCAAAGCCCGACACCGTAGCTTTTGAACCTAAAACAGAGCCGGAACCAACTCCTGAACCGAAATCCGAACCTGAATCAAATCCCGAACCGAAGTCGGAGCCGGAACCAACACCCGAACCTAAGTCCGAGCCAGAACCAACTTCTGAACCTAAGCCTGAGCCTAAACCGGAACCAGCTTCTGAGGTAAAATCTGAGCCAGAATCAACTTCTGGACCTAAGCCTGAGCCAGAGCCGGAACCAGCTTCTGGTGTAGTGCCCGAGCCAGAACCGACTTCTGAGCCTCAACCTGAGCCGGAATCTCAACCAGAGCCAAAATCAGTTCCAGAATCTAAACCTGAACCAGAAATAGCTGTAGAGTCTAAACAAAATCCAGAACCAACACAAGCAGCTCCGGAGACACAATCTGAAGAATCAATCCTAAAAGTGGCGCCTCTTTTGTATCACGAACAACACGAGCCTGCACCAGAACCACAGCCAACCGCTGAGCCGGCGCCAGAATCGCAATCATCTGCGGAGCCCGTAGCAGAACCGCAACCACCTGCTGAGATTGCACCAGAACCGCAACCGACTGCTATGCAAGAGCCCGCACTAAAAGAAATATTCCAGCCTGTCGCTGAGCTTTCTTCAGAAGCCGTTGAAGAACCTATGGCAAATACAACCGTAATGTCAGAATCATCCGACGAAGTAAAATTAGATACATCATCATCAGAAAATGTCAGTTTAGCAACAGAACCTAAAGTTTCTGAACCAGCCCCTGAACCTATGGCTGATTTGGCAACATCTTCCGAAACAAAGCCAGAAATTACAAATAGTCAAATTTCATCGGACCAAATGTCTATGGCTATAGAAAGTACTGTAAAACCTGAATTAACATCGGAGACAGAAATGAGTCTCGAAAACAAAGATGAATCGAGAGAAATGAGTATAACAAAATCGGCAGACGAAAATGTACCTGAAACAACCACATTAAGAATCTCGATATCAGAACCTAAAATAATTACTGAACCTTCTTATGAACCAAAACctgaaataatttcaattttgagTGAACCAAAATACTCGAATAAAAATATCCAAGAGACTGAAACCACAACAAATAGTGAATGGCTAGAAAG
It encodes:
- the LOC106140884 gene encoding uncharacterized protein LOC106140884; this encodes MDSNSRSASPREPSRPQHRPPSPPTPTAFDNRAYQHDEADQNHNDSFTSNAPQQNGHSKEPNGDTKTLEAVNLELINLTPKNGNAKKKDAVELDMNATNPYDEYFVPVNEHRKYMRGEKLYVTADKRGEKGGCKRPLCWTLLALVAAVIVALIVLAATGVLFSSTPTTVEQYNSSVSSARAFGGLAHDHSQHDHDHQHDHDHDHNHHNHDHSHDHGTQTTVEPDTQSDEGRSLGADDNDPSMYVPRTVEGEVKIDNEAFTPELQDTDSQEYKELTATFSDALKRALFDRNTIERGDNEINVEVVKLREGSVIVRYRIHWKTKPGMAGTENLLTPETLQSQLNNYLERNNRMISTFHIAEDKMSTRQVLDICKISKYDCEHECVFDENTLDFMCTCPPGLMLDMTNLKKCIPILENSKEQEVRGIELNSNPRTTKPMPEGEKSNSESVRVLNNNAFDWKQTDHETPETTTQMESDVSFSHIFGNSNDSQETEQSAESKTTTKPIPIAEPEPTSEPNPEPEPASEPNPEPEPASEPNPEPEPASEPNPEPEPAAEPKPEPEPTSEPNPEPKPDTVAFEPKTEPEPTPEPKSEPESNPEPKSEPEPTPEPKSEPEPTSEPKPEPKPEPASEVKSEPESTSGPKPEPEPEPASGVVPEPEPTSEPQPEPESQPEPKSVPESKPEPEIAVESKQNPEPTQAAPETQSEESILKVAPLLYHEQHEPAPEPQPTAEPAPESQSSAEPVAEPQPPAEIAPEPQPTAMQEPALKEIFQPVAELSSEAVEEPMANTTVMSESSDEVKLDTSSSENVSLATEPKVSEPAPEPMADLATSSETKPEITNSQISSDQMSMAIESTVKPELTSETEMSLENKDESREMSITKSADENVPETTTLRISISEPKIITEPSYEPKPEIISILSEPKYSNKNIQETETTTNSEWLESDKIWNEKENQASVDIVNNVFEQRSFSSYNNEHNDNAFETTTIQNDNESQKSDISFEDLQNQDGPLHTSNVLLDNLASNNQTTPKMSSIINNDHEKEDMNITSNYDNQQIVFNKDTTTQIKNEDSMKTSIVYKTKQKETDEITTTEEKTTIQGEPVTEYSIKNQLLVDNSSATEMLLNALNVKKKSETSTESTTVNNIDDATDITFDNISNLNQYNRSSKSFESENNTLTELSELPDFPKNTLTTESEWLSVPVTEIQYDQITNNFPKPETTQIPITKIEEVINHGLLTDDFEPDYFTGISSTKMMEDVPMYGITHDYDNDDSRVKRVDNATTEAFTKSVPIDTTTEKMMTESSSIFNIPLEMTTITQYIYETADKHNQKELPDISYEQREIVTEKQKIEDTNIDPAPVWEESEVDREPVKEMPKSEQNVTSLTTTSTEIPTALMTNNINQKNITKTTEESIDNLQNSTRSNNLSVTVYEVTSQSINQSTVTNTTNAHSAEYDEHEIDMNPFLPEVENNKHLVKKLQEGHDLEPNNLNETQNDNVEEHSTIILEGQLTSTNTSTKGQQQTNTYDDSLNLNNTSAEDKDDAKQPNQEKENSPTFLEDTDDLLLPEWESDEYKASKTSTSEPSMRSNEYLSVVPIDQEKLELKALKKDYESKNLQGLNDISDSPKKSDKRTLDVTRLDSVTNNEA